A DNA window from Scylla paramamosain isolate STU-SP2022 chromosome 10, ASM3559412v1, whole genome shotgun sequence contains the following coding sequences:
- the LOC135104266 gene encoding uncharacterized protein LOC135104266 isoform X3 → MEFEYLFIHQESRSLHAIKEEEWEEDTFHDSGTSGHEPDSLEAIQTVVSGGGSGGGGGDAGTGRGGGGGGGGGGGGGGGAGGGGQQQHHHHHHHHHHHRPKEPDDEGDGEKMVVVAEREEVKPSDAAVLLHLERSSHRQTRRALQELREKHDVLRRELTQRNIHIEDVDIVRTVGSALEDLHIQQEHNLSSLESISSITSSDRLLDELKVREMTISQLRSRLLQLEKDRLDKVPVDAAREITRLNSLVVDLERARDELNLQNTSLKTRLTELTDKIHDPAATYQITRDSLASDSPTPHAKDPDVTRVLRKATYRLPGDSQKLKTMVLEMTTKEEEYRARISALEEKILNYENEDNAASRELERTVRSLEHQLEMVSQKLEAAGRYATAKEEESNVLKLDLDTLNEENRRLKENLNDLILKQRDAEETSRLKAALEEQFGRLKEENRVLAEDFNRERVLRKKYYNQVEEMKGKIRVFCRVRPISTDEVQRGGMEAEQVVSADDPFTVSVNAQRGHKAFLFDRVFQPNHDQEEVFADTNALIQSTLDGFNVTIMAYGQTGSGKTYTMIGSENNPGIAPRAFQRLFQLVEAGRSRHTVQASAYMMELYNDKLIDLLRPTGNNENEKLDIKKDKKGSVHVQGATVCSVSSAGELMRAFQQGLTNRHTAATKMNVESSRSHLIIVVCLTITSRQTGSVLKGKLTLVDLAGSERVSKSGASADQLREANSINKSLSALGDVVSALSSESSFVPYRNSKLTMLLQDSLGGNSKTLVFVNVSPVAHNADETLVSLMYASRIKQITNSVSRNSDNKEISRLKSIISKLKKGEDLDEDIT, encoded by the exons ATGGAGTTCGAATACCTCTTTATTCACCAAGAGAGCAGGAGTCTTCACGCCatcaaggaagaggagtgggaggagg ACACTTTCCATGACTCGGGCACCAGCGGCCATGAACCAGATAGCCTGGAGGCGATACAAACAGTGGTCAGCGGaggaggcagcggcggtggAGGCGGTGATGCTGgaacgggaagaggaggaggaggaggaggaggaggaggaggaggaggaggaggaggagcaggaggaggaggacaacagcagcaccaccatcatcatcaccaccaccaccaccacagacctAAAGAGCCTGATGATGAGGGCGATGGagagaagatggtggtggtggcggagcgGGAGGAGGTGAAGCCCAGTGACGCCGCTGTGCTGCTTCACCTGGAACGCAGCAGCCATCGCCAGACCCGCCGCGCCCTGCAGGAGCTGAGGGAGAAGCATGATGTCCTCAGGCGGGAACTGACGCAGAGGAACATTCATATCGAAGACGTGGATAttgtgag GACGGTCGGCAGCGCCCTCGAGGACCTCCACATCCAGCAGGAACACAACCTGTCATCGCTCGAGTccatctcctccatcacctcctcagACAGACTCCTGGACGAGCTGAAG GTGCGAGAGATGACCATCAGCCAACTGAGGTCTCGTTTGCTGCAGCTGGAGAAGGATAGACTGGATAAGGTGCCTGTGGATGCTGCGAGGGAGATCACCAGACTCAACAGCCTCGTG GTGGACTTAGAAAGAGCGCGGGACGAACTCAACCTGCAGAACACAAGCCTGAAAACCCGCCTGACGGAGCTCACGGACAAGATTCACGACCCTGCAGCGACTTACCAGATAACCCGTGACTCCCTCGCCTCGGACAGCCCCACACCGCACGCCAAGGACCCAGACGTGACTCGAGTGCTCAGGAAGGCCACGTACAGGCTCCCAGGGGACTCGCAGAAGCTGAAGACTATGGTGCTGGAGATGAcgacaaaggaggaagagtaccGGGCAAGGATATCAGCGTTAGAGGAGAAGATTTTGAACTACGAAAATGAGGATAACGCAGCTTCCCGTGAGCTTGAGAGGACGGTGAGGAGTCTAGAGCATCAGCTAGAGATGGTGTCACAGAAGTTAGAGGCAGCGGGGAGGTACGCGACggccaaggaagaggagagcaatGTGCTGAAGTTGGATCTTGACACGCTGAATGAAGAGAATAGGAGACTGAAGGAGAATTTGAATGATCTCATCTTGAAGCAgcgg GACGCGGAGGAGACGTCTCGGCTGAAGGCGGCCCTGGAGGAGCAGTTTGGCCGCCTGAAGGAGGAGAACAGAGTGTTAGCGGAGGACTTCAATAGAGAAAGAGTGCTGAGAAAGAAGTACTataaccag gtggaggagatgaagggcAAGATCCGAGTGTTCTGCCGAGTGCGCCCCATCAGTACGGATGAGGTGCAGCGAGGTGGGATGGAAGCAGAGCAGGTGGTGTCGGCAGATGACCCCTTCACTGTGTCTGTGAATGCCCAGCGTGGCCACAAAGCATTCCTCTTCGACAGGGTGTTCCAGCCCAACCATGACCAGGAGGAGGTCTTTGCTGACACCAAT GCTCTCATTCAGTCAACACTGGATGGCTTCAATGTGACCATCATGGCGTATGGACAGACAGGCTCCGGTAAGACCTACACCATGATTGGCAGTGAGAACAACCCAGGCATTGCACCACGGGCCTTCCAGCGACTCTTTCAGCTGGTAGAGGCTGGCCGCTCCAGGCACACTGTCCAGGCCTCTGCCTACATGATGGAACTGTACAATGACAAACTGATAGACCTGCTGAGACCCACAGGGAAcaatgag AATGAGAAGCTGGACatcaagaaggacaagaagggcAGCGTGCACGTGCAGGGGGCCACCGTGTGCAGCGTGTCCTCGGCGGGTGAGCTGATGAGAGCCTTCCAGCAGGGCCTCACCAACCGCCACACGGCTGCCACCAAAATGAATGTGGAGAGTTCCCGCTCCCACCTCATTATTGTGGTCTgcctcaccatcacctccaggCAGACTGGCTCCGTGCTCAAGGGAAAG CTCACCCTGGTGGACCTGGCAGGCAGTGAGCGGGTGAGCAAGAGTGGTGCCTCGGCTGACCAGCTGCGTGAGGCCAACTCCATCAACAAGTCCCTCTCTGCCCTCGGGGACGTGGTGTCTGCCCTCTCCTCAGAGTCCTCTTTTGTGCCCTACAG GAACAGCAAGCTGACAATGTTGCTCCAGGACAGTCTGGGCGGCAACTCCAAGACACTGGTGTTTGTCAACGTGTCACCCGTCGCCCACAATGCTGACGAGACGCTGGTGTCCCTCAT GTATGCTTCAAGGATAAAGCAAATCACAAACAGTGTCAGCAGAAACTCTGACAACAAGGAGATATCAAGGCTGAAGTCG ATCATTAGTAAgctgaagaagggagaagaccTGGATGAGGACATCACCTGA
- the LOC135104266 gene encoding uncharacterized protein LOC135104266 isoform X2, translated as MKERQMVEARRQGYAVERALLLADLDPGETMGGTKARKLRENSRPEHLRSLFEQVASLDHMLTSLENQIEVLTAVQTAVPKDLTDTFHDSGTSGHEPDSLEAIQTVVSGGGSGGGGGDAGTGRGGGGGGGGGGGGGGGAGGGGQQQHHHHHHHHHHHRPKEPDDEGDGEKMVVVAEREEVKPSDAAVLLHLERSSHRQTRRALQELREKHDVLRRELTQRNIHIEDVDIVRTVGSALEDLHIQQEHNLSSLESISSITSSDRLLDELKVREMTISQLRSRLLQLEKDRLDKVPVDAAREITRLNSLVVDLERARDELNLQNTSLKTRLTELTDKIHDPAATYQITRDSLASDSPTPHAKDPDVTRVLRKATYRLPGDSQKLKTMVLEMTTKEEEYRARISALEEKILNYENEDNAASRELERTVRSLEHQLEMVSQKLEAAGRYATAKEEESNVLKLDLDTLNEENRRLKENLNDLILKQRDAEETSRLKAALEEQFGRLKEENRVLAEDFNRERVLRKKYYNQVEEMKGKIRVFCRVRPISTDEVQRGGMEAEQVVSADDPFTVSVNAQRGHKAFLFDRVFQPNHDQEEVFADTNALIQSTLDGFNVTIMAYGQTGSGKTYTMIGSENNPGIAPRAFQRLFQLVEAGRSRHTVQASAYMMELYNDKLIDLLRPTGNNENEKLDIKKDKKGSVHVQGATVCSVSSAGELMRAFQQGLTNRHTAATKMNVESSRSHLIIVVCLTITSRQTGSVLKGKLTLVDLAGSERVSKSGASADQLREANSINKSLSALGDVVSALSSESSFVPYRNSKLTMLLQDSLGGNSKTLVFVNVSPVAHNADETLVSLMYASRIKQITNSVSRNSDNKEISRLKSIISKLKKGEDLDEDIT; from the exons ACACTTTCCATGACTCGGGCACCAGCGGCCATGAACCAGATAGCCTGGAGGCGATACAAACAGTGGTCAGCGGaggaggcagcggcggtggAGGCGGTGATGCTGgaacgggaagaggaggaggaggaggaggaggaggaggaggaggaggaggaggaggagcaggaggaggaggacaacagcagcaccaccatcatcatcaccaccaccaccaccacagacctAAAGAGCCTGATGATGAGGGCGATGGagagaagatggtggtggtggcggagcgGGAGGAGGTGAAGCCCAGTGACGCCGCTGTGCTGCTTCACCTGGAACGCAGCAGCCATCGCCAGACCCGCCGCGCCCTGCAGGAGCTGAGGGAGAAGCATGATGTCCTCAGGCGGGAACTGACGCAGAGGAACATTCATATCGAAGACGTGGATAttgtgag GACGGTCGGCAGCGCCCTCGAGGACCTCCACATCCAGCAGGAACACAACCTGTCATCGCTCGAGTccatctcctccatcacctcctcagACAGACTCCTGGACGAGCTGAAG GTGCGAGAGATGACCATCAGCCAACTGAGGTCTCGTTTGCTGCAGCTGGAGAAGGATAGACTGGATAAGGTGCCTGTGGATGCTGCGAGGGAGATCACCAGACTCAACAGCCTCGTG GTGGACTTAGAAAGAGCGCGGGACGAACTCAACCTGCAGAACACAAGCCTGAAAACCCGCCTGACGGAGCTCACGGACAAGATTCACGACCCTGCAGCGACTTACCAGATAACCCGTGACTCCCTCGCCTCGGACAGCCCCACACCGCACGCCAAGGACCCAGACGTGACTCGAGTGCTCAGGAAGGCCACGTACAGGCTCCCAGGGGACTCGCAGAAGCTGAAGACTATGGTGCTGGAGATGAcgacaaaggaggaagagtaccGGGCAAGGATATCAGCGTTAGAGGAGAAGATTTTGAACTACGAAAATGAGGATAACGCAGCTTCCCGTGAGCTTGAGAGGACGGTGAGGAGTCTAGAGCATCAGCTAGAGATGGTGTCACAGAAGTTAGAGGCAGCGGGGAGGTACGCGACggccaaggaagaggagagcaatGTGCTGAAGTTGGATCTTGACACGCTGAATGAAGAGAATAGGAGACTGAAGGAGAATTTGAATGATCTCATCTTGAAGCAgcgg GACGCGGAGGAGACGTCTCGGCTGAAGGCGGCCCTGGAGGAGCAGTTTGGCCGCCTGAAGGAGGAGAACAGAGTGTTAGCGGAGGACTTCAATAGAGAAAGAGTGCTGAGAAAGAAGTACTataaccag gtggaggagatgaagggcAAGATCCGAGTGTTCTGCCGAGTGCGCCCCATCAGTACGGATGAGGTGCAGCGAGGTGGGATGGAAGCAGAGCAGGTGGTGTCGGCAGATGACCCCTTCACTGTGTCTGTGAATGCCCAGCGTGGCCACAAAGCATTCCTCTTCGACAGGGTGTTCCAGCCCAACCATGACCAGGAGGAGGTCTTTGCTGACACCAAT GCTCTCATTCAGTCAACACTGGATGGCTTCAATGTGACCATCATGGCGTATGGACAGACAGGCTCCGGTAAGACCTACACCATGATTGGCAGTGAGAACAACCCAGGCATTGCACCACGGGCCTTCCAGCGACTCTTTCAGCTGGTAGAGGCTGGCCGCTCCAGGCACACTGTCCAGGCCTCTGCCTACATGATGGAACTGTACAATGACAAACTGATAGACCTGCTGAGACCCACAGGGAAcaatgag AATGAGAAGCTGGACatcaagaaggacaagaagggcAGCGTGCACGTGCAGGGGGCCACCGTGTGCAGCGTGTCCTCGGCGGGTGAGCTGATGAGAGCCTTCCAGCAGGGCCTCACCAACCGCCACACGGCTGCCACCAAAATGAATGTGGAGAGTTCCCGCTCCCACCTCATTATTGTGGTCTgcctcaccatcacctccaggCAGACTGGCTCCGTGCTCAAGGGAAAG CTCACCCTGGTGGACCTGGCAGGCAGTGAGCGGGTGAGCAAGAGTGGTGCCTCGGCTGACCAGCTGCGTGAGGCCAACTCCATCAACAAGTCCCTCTCTGCCCTCGGGGACGTGGTGTCTGCCCTCTCCTCAGAGTCCTCTTTTGTGCCCTACAG GAACAGCAAGCTGACAATGTTGCTCCAGGACAGTCTGGGCGGCAACTCCAAGACACTGGTGTTTGTCAACGTGTCACCCGTCGCCCACAATGCTGACGAGACGCTGGTGTCCCTCAT GTATGCTTCAAGGATAAAGCAAATCACAAACAGTGTCAGCAGAAACTCTGACAACAAGGAGATATCAAGGCTGAAGTCG ATCATTAGTAAgctgaagaagggagaagaccTGGATGAGGACATCACCTGA
- the LOC135104265 gene encoding mitochondrial import inner membrane translocase subunit Tim13-like has translation MDSIRTEGLSSSQREDLMDQVKQQIVIANTQELLTKMGEKCFSKCITKPGSSLDSSEQKCLAMCMDRYMDCWNLVSRTYTARLQREKNFQ, from the exons ATGGACTCTATAAGGACGGAGGGGCTCTCTTCCTCACAGCGGGAGGACCTGATGGACCAAGTGAAGCAGCAGATAGTCATTGCCAACACACAGGAGCTGCTCACG aaaatgggagaaaaatgcTTTTCTAAATGCATCACTAAGCCAGGATCTTCCCTCGACAGCTCAGAGCAG AAATGTCTGGCAATGTGCATGGACCGCTACATGGACTGTTGGAACCTCGTCTCACGAACCTACACAGCCAGACTGCAGCGTGAGAAGAACTTCCAATAA
- the LOC135104266 gene encoding uncharacterized protein LOC135104266 isoform X4, which translates to MLTSLENQIEVLTAVQTAVPKDLTDTFHDSGTSGHEPDSLEAIQTVVSGGGSGGGGGDAGTGRGGGGGGGGGGGGGGGAGGGGQQQHHHHHHHHHHHRPKEPDDEGDGEKMVVVAEREEVKPSDAAVLLHLERSSHRQTRRALQELREKHDVLRRELTQRNIHIEDVDIVRTVGSALEDLHIQQEHNLSSLESISSITSSDRLLDELKVREMTISQLRSRLLQLEKDRLDKVPVDAAREITRLNSLVVDLERARDELNLQNTSLKTRLTELTDKIHDPAATYQITRDSLASDSPTPHAKDPDVTRVLRKATYRLPGDSQKLKTMVLEMTTKEEEYRARISALEEKILNYENEDNAASRELERTVRSLEHQLEMVSQKLEAAGRYATAKEEESNVLKLDLDTLNEENRRLKENLNDLILKQRDAEETSRLKAALEEQFGRLKEENRVLAEDFNRERVLRKKYYNQVEEMKGKIRVFCRVRPISTDEVQRGGMEAEQVVSADDPFTVSVNAQRGHKAFLFDRVFQPNHDQEEVFADTNALIQSTLDGFNVTIMAYGQTGSGKTYTMIGSENNPGIAPRAFQRLFQLVEAGRSRHTVQASAYMMELYNDKLIDLLRPTGNNENEKLDIKKDKKGSVHVQGATVCSVSSAGELMRAFQQGLTNRHTAATKMNVESSRSHLIIVVCLTITSRQTGSVLKGKLTLVDLAGSERVSKSGASADQLREANSINKSLSALGDVVSALSSESSFVPYRNSKLTMLLQDSLGGNSKTLVFVNVSPVAHNADETLVSLMYASRIKQITNSVSRNSDNKEISRLKSIISKLKKGEDLDEDIT; encoded by the exons ACACTTTCCATGACTCGGGCACCAGCGGCCATGAACCAGATAGCCTGGAGGCGATACAAACAGTGGTCAGCGGaggaggcagcggcggtggAGGCGGTGATGCTGgaacgggaagaggaggaggaggaggaggaggaggaggaggaggaggaggaggaggagcaggaggaggaggacaacagcagcaccaccatcatcatcaccaccaccaccaccacagacctAAAGAGCCTGATGATGAGGGCGATGGagagaagatggtggtggtggcggagcgGGAGGAGGTGAAGCCCAGTGACGCCGCTGTGCTGCTTCACCTGGAACGCAGCAGCCATCGCCAGACCCGCCGCGCCCTGCAGGAGCTGAGGGAGAAGCATGATGTCCTCAGGCGGGAACTGACGCAGAGGAACATTCATATCGAAGACGTGGATAttgtgag GACGGTCGGCAGCGCCCTCGAGGACCTCCACATCCAGCAGGAACACAACCTGTCATCGCTCGAGTccatctcctccatcacctcctcagACAGACTCCTGGACGAGCTGAAG GTGCGAGAGATGACCATCAGCCAACTGAGGTCTCGTTTGCTGCAGCTGGAGAAGGATAGACTGGATAAGGTGCCTGTGGATGCTGCGAGGGAGATCACCAGACTCAACAGCCTCGTG GTGGACTTAGAAAGAGCGCGGGACGAACTCAACCTGCAGAACACAAGCCTGAAAACCCGCCTGACGGAGCTCACGGACAAGATTCACGACCCTGCAGCGACTTACCAGATAACCCGTGACTCCCTCGCCTCGGACAGCCCCACACCGCACGCCAAGGACCCAGACGTGACTCGAGTGCTCAGGAAGGCCACGTACAGGCTCCCAGGGGACTCGCAGAAGCTGAAGACTATGGTGCTGGAGATGAcgacaaaggaggaagagtaccGGGCAAGGATATCAGCGTTAGAGGAGAAGATTTTGAACTACGAAAATGAGGATAACGCAGCTTCCCGTGAGCTTGAGAGGACGGTGAGGAGTCTAGAGCATCAGCTAGAGATGGTGTCACAGAAGTTAGAGGCAGCGGGGAGGTACGCGACggccaaggaagaggagagcaatGTGCTGAAGTTGGATCTTGACACGCTGAATGAAGAGAATAGGAGACTGAAGGAGAATTTGAATGATCTCATCTTGAAGCAgcgg GACGCGGAGGAGACGTCTCGGCTGAAGGCGGCCCTGGAGGAGCAGTTTGGCCGCCTGAAGGAGGAGAACAGAGTGTTAGCGGAGGACTTCAATAGAGAAAGAGTGCTGAGAAAGAAGTACTataaccag gtggaggagatgaagggcAAGATCCGAGTGTTCTGCCGAGTGCGCCCCATCAGTACGGATGAGGTGCAGCGAGGTGGGATGGAAGCAGAGCAGGTGGTGTCGGCAGATGACCCCTTCACTGTGTCTGTGAATGCCCAGCGTGGCCACAAAGCATTCCTCTTCGACAGGGTGTTCCAGCCCAACCATGACCAGGAGGAGGTCTTTGCTGACACCAAT GCTCTCATTCAGTCAACACTGGATGGCTTCAATGTGACCATCATGGCGTATGGACAGACAGGCTCCGGTAAGACCTACACCATGATTGGCAGTGAGAACAACCCAGGCATTGCACCACGGGCCTTCCAGCGACTCTTTCAGCTGGTAGAGGCTGGCCGCTCCAGGCACACTGTCCAGGCCTCTGCCTACATGATGGAACTGTACAATGACAAACTGATAGACCTGCTGAGACCCACAGGGAAcaatgag AATGAGAAGCTGGACatcaagaaggacaagaagggcAGCGTGCACGTGCAGGGGGCCACCGTGTGCAGCGTGTCCTCGGCGGGTGAGCTGATGAGAGCCTTCCAGCAGGGCCTCACCAACCGCCACACGGCTGCCACCAAAATGAATGTGGAGAGTTCCCGCTCCCACCTCATTATTGTGGTCTgcctcaccatcacctccaggCAGACTGGCTCCGTGCTCAAGGGAAAG CTCACCCTGGTGGACCTGGCAGGCAGTGAGCGGGTGAGCAAGAGTGGTGCCTCGGCTGACCAGCTGCGTGAGGCCAACTCCATCAACAAGTCCCTCTCTGCCCTCGGGGACGTGGTGTCTGCCCTCTCCTCAGAGTCCTCTTTTGTGCCCTACAG GAACAGCAAGCTGACAATGTTGCTCCAGGACAGTCTGGGCGGCAACTCCAAGACACTGGTGTTTGTCAACGTGTCACCCGTCGCCCACAATGCTGACGAGACGCTGGTGTCCCTCAT GTATGCTTCAAGGATAAAGCAAATCACAAACAGTGTCAGCAGAAACTCTGACAACAAGGAGATATCAAGGCTGAAGTCG ATCATTAGTAAgctgaagaagggagaagaccTGGATGAGGACATCACCTGA